TAGCGCCCACTGACCGGGCACTGCGTAAAGTGGCTGATATGGCAGTGCTGTTGCTTGACGGTACTTCGCCCAATCCCACTCAAAGGAATCCAGACATGTCGGCAAAAGTAGCGTTGGTCACCGGAGCCTCATCCGGCATTGGCAAAGCCACTGCACTCAGATTGAAAGCCCTGGGCTTTACCGTTTATGCAGCAGCCCGCCGCACGGTTCGTATGCGTGCGCTGGAAAGTGCCGGCATTCATGTCCTTTCCATGGATGTCACCGACGACGCCTCCATGTCTCAGGGCGTTGCAGAAATCATGGCCCGCTCAGGCCGGATTGATGTTCTTGTCAACAATGCCGGCTACGGCTCTTACGGCTCGGTAGAAGAAGTGCCGCTATCCGAAGCCAGGGCACAATTTGACGTCAATGTTTTTGGTGCCGTGCGTCTGACGCAGTTGGTGCTGCCCCATATGCGCGGGCAACATGCAGGCACCATCGTCAACATCACATCCATGGGCGGCAAAATACATACTCCGCTGGGTGCCTGGTATCACGGCACCAAGTTTGCACTGGAAGCCATCAGCGACTGCCTGCGCATGGAAGTCGAGCCTTTCGGAATTAATGTTGTCGTTATCGAACCGGGTGGCATCAAGACCGAATGGGCCGATATTGCAGCCCAAAAACTGCGCGAGATGTCTGGTGAAGGCGCGT
The sequence above is drawn from the Aquitalea denitrificans genome and encodes:
- a CDS encoding oxidoreductase, whose amino-acid sequence is MSAKVALVTGASSGIGKATALRLKALGFTVYAAARRTVRMRALESAGIHVLSMDVTDDASMSQGVAEIMARSGRIDVLVNNAGYGSYGSVEEVPLSEARAQFDVNVFGAVRLTQLVLPHMRGQHAGTIVNITSMGGKIHTPLGAWYHGTKFALEAISDCLRMEVEPFGINVVVIEPGGIKTEWADIAAQKLREMSGEGAYASQAHAMAESMVGDDSRKRQSPPALIANTIAKAVCAHRPKTRYAVGFGAKPMIFLRRLLSDRAFDGFMRMATGMPKLR